gtcgaaatatgaaaaataagttttaccgtcaaaatctcaaaatcaagtttttttcgCCAAAATCGAGGTCTccctcccaaaaaaaaaatttcaaaactgaAGTATTCCACCAAAATTGCATAATTGAGTTTTCCCAacagataacaaaaaaaaaaaaaaagttttcccAACAAAACTGTAAAACTGAGTTTCTctaccaaaaccgtaaaattgagttttccgcAAAATCTGTAAAACTgaattttcctgccaaaatcgttaaattgagtttttccaccaaaacccgCCCGCATAATCAAGTTTTTCGTTAGACttgcaaaatattattttttgacaaaactGCAAAAATTGAATTTCTCGCACAATCTTGTTTTCCTCTTAAAATcccaaaaccacaaaacattgtttgattgtattatatatcttttaatgaAATTGCTGTAATTATCTAAATCACTTGTTGATATATATTATCTGCTTGTGTTTTAAAAGATGTTGTAAAATAAGCTAGCCTTAACCCAACCCTTCGTACATAAACTATTAGGGTTAAACTAAGATGGAGCAAGCTCTGAAGATTCAATCTTTGAATACTATACGTTTCTAGAGCTGAAGCAGCTGTGTATCTCAAAACCTATTgcttttttccttttctaatgTGTTGTGTTGTTGTTATCTCTAAAATAATGTAAGAATGATGCTTGCTTGCTCTTGTAAAAATCACACACAAACTTTACTAGTTCTGAGTTACATCTTGTTGAAAGTGTGGCGACATTTTTGTTTGATTAGTGCAATACTAGAAGATATCAAAGAATCAAACACTTAGAATAAACTCTGATATAAGAGACGTAAGATGCATTTACAAATAATATCAGACCTTGAACCTAAAAAGCGAGAGTGTCTGAAACTTAGCACGCAAGTACCAAAACATGACCAACTGAAATTAAGACACGGACTCAACTGAAACCTATACACGACTCTTTAACAACCGAAAAACCTAAACAGCTGCCTTTGATCGCAAATTCCTCTCTTTTTTCCTATTTTTGATTGATCTCAGCAGATCAAATCTCCAGGTCTTGGtggagccatcatcatcatcatcactggtcCTATTTGTCTTCTAACCGGAGGAGGACAATATTGAAGCATCTGATCTGGCCGTGGTGGAGCCATCGTCATCATCATGGGTCTTCTTTGCAGCGCAACAAAAGGATGTTTCAACAGATCCGCTGCGGTGGATCTGCGCGAGGGCTGCGACGCCATGCACCTTCTCAAGAAGTCATTAGCCACCGGAGACACAAGTCCGGGAAGCCTCCACGCGTAGCAACCTTGCCTCTTCTCAGGCCAGCCACCAAACATCTCAACCACAACACACCCTAGAGACCACATATCAACGGCAGGTCCCACCATCTTCACTCCGTTGGGTCCCAAAGACTCAGGGGGCATGTACTGCGGCGTACCACCAGACAAAGAAGACCTAGAATCCGAACCCGGTTCCTTGGATAAACCGAAATCAGCAAGCTTGAGATCCCACGGCTCTCCGAAGGTCTTGGAAGGGAAGAGGAGAACGTTGGCGGGCTTGAGATCACAGTGAACGTAGCCTCGGGAGTGAAGCGCTTCAAGTCCTTGTAAGATCATAAGAGCCGCACGTCCGACCATGAACTCCGGCATGGGTCTACCACGGAACTGCTGGGAGATGACGTTGTGGAGAGTACCTTTGGAGGCGAACTCCATGTTGATGTAGCAACGGTTGCGATTGAACCCTATGTGAAGATTAGGGCTCGTTGTTTGGACTATGCGTGGATGGTTGCGGAAACGTAGCATGATCCTATGTTCTTTCTCGAGACTCTTGATGAAATCCATTGGAGATGATTTCTCAGCGTATAATTGGTATTTGGAATCTCTCATGAGAGCTACGGAACCAAAACCACCTTTGCCGAGAAAAGAGACGAACTCTAGTGAAGATGGTTcgttaacaacaacaacattcgAAGCTTTGCTGTTGTCTTCTTTAATCATCGTCTTAGACATGCTGTTTCTACGAATCAGAAGTCGCTCTATCTTATTTGGTGTTTCGTTGTTTGGTTTGAGGGACTGAATGAATGATATGTTTCTAAAAGCTTAATCTAATTTATAAGAAGACTGAAGTCGGCTGTTCAGTATTTTCCTTGAATTTCCTTTTTCACGTAACAGATtgtttaatttccttttttattatacCAAGTTAACAAACTCTTAAACAGAACTAAACCGGCTCGATTCAATTGGCTCCGGTTTACTTTCCTATGTTTTACTTGGTTTACCTCAGGAAATCAACTCCCTTCAAGGGTTCAATCTTCCTCTGGTCTCGatctgaatctctctctctctctctctggcaGGTACGTATTGATTTCTCCGTTTCTCTGCGATGCATTTGGATCATTATCTTTTTCATGTTCGGGTGCTTGTTTATTATCGATTGATTTCGCAGTTGAATTATCACATGGCGAACTGAGAACGCACTGTCTCTCCATAAACACTTTAAAATTTCTATGACAAGACCTGCTTGTTTCATGTCCTGAATCATGATTGTTGTTGATTGATGCCTTAAGAAACTGAATTGCAGTTTCTCGTTGACAATGGCAATTTTTACAGCTTTAAAATTTGCTCTTTTGTAAGGGGTGGGTGCAGGCAGATAAGACACAATACTGAAACTTGTGTGTTTTGTGTTCCaggaaacataaaaaaaaaaaagacggaaTCTAGTTAGGGATTTTGTAATGGCGAACACTGCTTGCTTTATGATTGTGGCTCGGAATGATATTCCCATCTATGAAGCTGAAGTTGGATCTGCTGCTAAAGTAAAATGACTCTGTATTCATTCTTGTTTCATTATACTTTGGTTAATAATAACTGGAAATTTCACTGCCTTCTTggtttgatttttatattattaaggTGCACATAACGccattttttttcctatttggCAGAGAGAAGATGCGGCTCAACTGCACCAGTTTATATTACATGCCGCGTTGGATGTCGTCCAAGACTTAGCATGGACTACAAGTGCCATGTAAGTATATATTCTCTTGTGAAATTATTTGAAGGATTCGTCTCACTATCATATATATAACTCTTTGATCAGGTTCTTGAAGTCTGTCGACAGATTCAACGATCTGGTTGTCTCAGTCTATGTTACTGCAGGTCATATCCTTTTTTTATTAGAACAGCTATTtttgcttcttctccttcagATTCATCCATCTAAATGTCTCTCTTGGGTCCAGTTTTTAAAATGCTTGTTTGTTTCTTCCTTAATTTAACAACACATACTCGTCTCATGCTCCTTCATGATTCACGTAATGAGGATGGCATCAAGAGCTTCTTCCAGGAGGTGCATGAGCTTTATATAAAGGTcagaaagaaaaatttatttattttgatagatTTGTAGTTGTTGTCTTTGTCTTGATTTGGTTGCACCGTAGCAACACAATCTCTATTGCATCACCATCatggaagttttttttttcgtttgttCATGCAGATTCTTCTGAATCCCTTGTATCTGCCTGGTTCTCGCATCACATCGACGCATTTTGACACCAAGGTACGTGCACTAGCAAGAAAGTACCTCTAGAGAAGACCGAGATTCTGTCTTCCAGCTCAATTTCCTTGGTCCCATATCGCAATTGTTTCGTCTTTGATTGTTATCCAGCCTCTACTTTCTTTGTAATATCGAAAATATTTGCTAGTAAACATAGAATGAAAAAGGAAGAGTTTTCTTTG
The nucleotide sequence above comes from Brassica napus cultivar Da-Ae chromosome A9, Da-Ae, whole genome shotgun sequence. Encoded proteins:
- the LOC106362936 gene encoding mitogen-activated protein kinase kinase kinase 20, producing the protein MSKTMIKEDNSKASNVVVVNEPSSLEFVSFLGKGGFGSVALMRDSKYQLYAEKSSPMDFIKSLEKEHRIMLRFRNHPRIVQTTSPNLHIGFNRNRCYINMEFASKGTLHNVISQQFRGRPMPEFMVGRAALMILQGLEALHSRGYVHCDLKPANVLLFPSKTFGEPWDLKLADFGLSKEPGSDSRSSLSGGTPQYMPPESLGPNGVKMVGPAVDMWSLGCVVVEMFGGWPEKRQGCYAWRLPGLVSPVANDFLRRCMASQPSRRSTAADLLKHPFVALQRRPMMMTMAPPRPDQMLQYCPPPVRRQIGPVMMMMMAPPRPGDLIC
- the LOC106366696 gene encoding trafficking protein particle complex subunit 2-like — encoded protein: MANTACFMIVARNDIPIYEAEVGSAAKREDAAQLHQFILHAALDVVQDLAWTTSAMFLKSVDRFNDLVVSVYVTAGHTRLMLLHDSRNEDGIKSFFQEVHELYIKILLNPLYLPGSRITSTHFDTKVRALARKYL